The genomic window TCCCCCTGGAATCAAGGTTTTGCTAGGTTGATCTAGCTGAATTTTGGCATCGACTTTTGTTTGCCCAGAACTCGATCGTAAACTGCCCCCTTCTGCGGAAACAGCTTGGGGTGACACACTGGTAATTTTGCCTAAAAACACCTGAGGCTTAGGACCGACCAAGCTAACACGGGCAAGTTGATTAACACGAAGTTTTGTTGCATTCAGCGTAGAAATTTGCAGTTTGACAATTTCTTGATTGGGGTCACCTACGGTCATCAATCTTCCTTCTGTCTTGACGCCATCCCCTGGCTTTACCTCAATGTTTAAAACAACACTATTACTGGTTGCTCTAACTAAACTATCCCCTAAACGTTGCTGAGTTTCTTTTAACTTATCTCGACTACGTTGAATATCTAAGTTGGCTCTGCGATATTCTAATTCCGCCTCCTTGACTTGTGACTGAGCCTCATCAACTTTATCTTTCTCACTACGTAATCGGTCTTCAAGCTCCTCAATTTTGACTTGAGCATCTCTGACACGATCTTTATCATTTTGCCAATCATCCGTTGAGATAATACCGCGATCGAGCAATTCTTGAGATTCTTTTAGACGTTTTTCATCTGATCGCAGCTTTTCAAATTCTGGTAATTTTCCCTGTTGAAATAGCTGTTTTTGCTGCTGATATCGAGCTACAACAGCCTGTAATTTTTGATATTTTTCTTGAACAATTTCCTGTCGCCGCGCTAATGTATCCTGATTTTTTTGATGTTCAATCTGTTGGTCTTGATAATTCTGTTGGGAGTCACGATCGCGCAGAACCAATAAGGGGGTTCCAGCAGAAACTTGTTGGCGCTCTCTGACTAAAACCTGTTCTACTGTTAAATCTCGAGGGGCCTTAAATGTGCGCTGCCCACCCAACTCGATAGTGCCACCTTCAGTAATCGTCACCTCCACATCCCCTTGTGTGACGGGAATCAGACGAACCGAAAGGGCCTCTGTAGACGTAACTACTCAGGCTGAGGTTCAAGCGACACAGGATGTCCCGAGAACAATGCAACGAGAGCCTCTAAAAGATTGATATGCTGCTTGCGCAAGGTGGATAAATAGCCCCGAATACGACAGAACATGCG from Alkalinema sp. FACHB-956 includes these protein-coding regions:
- a CDS encoding HlyD family efflux transporter periplasmic adaptor subunit, giving the protein MTITEGGTIELGGQRTFKAPRDLTVEQVLVRERQQVSAGTPLLVLRDRDSQQNYQDQQIEHQKNQDTLARRQEIVQEKYQKLQAVVARYQQQKQLFQQGKLPEFEKLRSDEKRLKESQELLDRGIISTDDWQNDKDRVRDAQVKIEELEDRLRSEKDKVDEAQSQVKEAELEYRRANLDIQRSRDKLKETQQRLGDSLVRATSNSVVLNIEVKPGDGVKTEGRLMTVGDPNQEIVKLQISTLNATKLRVNQLARVSLVGPKPQVFLGKITSVSPQAVSAEGGSLRSSSGQTKVDAKIQLDQPSKTLIPGGQVSVEVVLAQRKQVLTLPLEVVQMEDSPFVWVRDSQGQAQKRKIILGLQSLTTAEIKSGLSKGDQVVQVPPNQTLEIGTLLKIDDSPELPVESFQQSQN